A window from Alkalicoccobacillus plakortidis encodes these proteins:
- a CDS encoding DEAD/DEAH box helicase gives MNRSRSTAWLSLLQNNNAVENISKELPERSQVMREEDGNEKEQTLVKWAEELDYFPRLADAVMGKEDTGVGEPASWGLFSAPLGSSKRRQDFYQQFRYSKEHQTIDNYFWNNDLSYSLDDWDKTKREMRDLEDKIEKKREELKEAARLLPDWNKTKRQLQELLEDQKENEHLIKKLQVDIADLENKQNDIEELISLISPSVFWWASSKKRQQKKEADEHKTQLYEIKKERFRKKEELSVNEAKDKELQQQVEKLKQSAAYMNQIFNNLLTDGVTIPDEDYWEGNYETRQKQVPWLSPELNHLRSKLFLQSMKVHKVFLYLSKYQVMSNLNVFFNDNKYNCDFEEDREFLKAAWQTLFLVVPVISTTFASVSNMFKYIDAEEIGYSYIDEAGQALPQAAVGLLYRSKHVVAVGDPLQIEPVITMPETLIRDIAHYFGVNEHYLSMESSVQSVADSANSIGTYIDKKWIGIPLWVHRRCADPMFTMANEIAYRNKMVLANVKSSDKSRWIDVIGKTNGSNYVPEEGKAVLKLVDEAFAVVSIEDPLPSLYIITPFKAVKDELIRKIKRNNKKYGESTGRITKEINLWIYNHVGTVHTFQGKEADTVIFVIGTDRNKLGAANWIVQKPNLINVAITRAKKNLIVVGDQKRLSKLDYFDVVSAKLMGS, from the coding sequence GTTAAATGGGCTGAAGAGCTAGATTATTTTCCAAGATTAGCAGATGCTGTTATGGGAAAAGAGGATACTGGTGTTGGTGAGCCAGCTTCGTGGGGACTGTTTTCTGCGCCTCTTGGTAGTTCAAAACGTAGGCAAGATTTCTATCAGCAGTTTCGATATAGTAAGGAGCATCAAACGATAGATAATTATTTTTGGAATAACGATCTTTCCTATTCCCTTGATGATTGGGATAAAACCAAAAGGGAGATGAGAGACCTCGAAGATAAAATCGAGAAAAAGCGTGAGGAATTAAAAGAAGCTGCACGATTGCTTCCAGACTGGAATAAAACTAAAAGGCAGCTACAAGAGTTGCTTGAAGATCAGAAAGAAAATGAGCATTTAATCAAAAAGCTTCAAGTTGATATTGCTGATTTAGAAAACAAGCAGAACGATATAGAGGAGCTAATATCTTTAATCTCGCCATCAGTATTTTGGTGGGCAAGTTCTAAAAAGCGCCAGCAAAAAAAGGAAGCGGATGAGCACAAAACTCAGTTGTACGAGATCAAAAAAGAGCGATTTAGAAAAAAAGAGGAACTCTCGGTTAATGAGGCAAAAGACAAAGAGCTTCAGCAACAAGTGGAAAAGCTGAAGCAAAGTGCTGCATACATGAACCAGATTTTTAACAACCTTTTAACTGATGGCGTGACCATTCCTGACGAAGATTATTGGGAAGGGAATTATGAAACGAGGCAAAAACAAGTTCCGTGGCTCTCTCCTGAATTAAATCATTTACGATCAAAGTTGTTTCTTCAATCCATGAAAGTACACAAAGTCTTTTTGTATTTGTCGAAGTACCAAGTGATGAGTAACTTAAATGTTTTCTTTAATGATAACAAATACAATTGTGACTTTGAAGAAGACCGAGAATTTCTGAAGGCTGCTTGGCAGACTTTATTTCTAGTGGTACCTGTCATTTCTACTACATTTGCGTCTGTCTCGAATATGTTTAAATATATCGATGCGGAGGAAATAGGCTATTCCTATATCGATGAGGCCGGACAAGCTTTACCACAAGCGGCAGTTGGGTTGTTGTACAGGTCAAAACATGTGGTTGCGGTAGGCGATCCCTTGCAAATTGAACCAGTTATCACCATGCCAGAAACATTAATAAGAGATATTGCACACTATTTTGGTGTAAACGAACACTATTTATCTATGGAAAGTTCCGTGCAATCTGTGGCCGACTCTGCTAATTCAATAGGTACCTATATTGATAAAAAGTGGATTGGGATCCCACTATGGGTGCACAGACGGTGTGCAGACCCGATGTTTACAATGGCGAATGAAATAGCGTATAGAAATAAAATGGTACTAGCGAATGTAAAAAGTTCAGATAAAAGTAGATGGATTGATGTGATAGGCAAAACAAATGGGAGTAATTATGTTCCTGAAGAAGGAAAGGCAGTTTTAAAACTGGTTGATGAGGCATTTGCTGTAGTTAGTATTGAAGATCCGCTTCCGAGCTTATACATCATAACCCCATTTAAAGCAGTAAAAGATGAATTAATAAGGAAAATTAAAAGAAATAACAAAAAGTATGGTGAATCAACTGGCCGCATAACCAAAGAGATTAACCTCTGGATCTACAACCATGTCGGGACTGTTCACACTTTCCAAGGAAAAGAAGCTGATACAGTCATATTTGTAATAGGAACAGATCGAAACAAACTAGGAGCTGCTAATTGGATCGTGCAGAAACCGAATTTAATTAACGTAGCTATTACTAGAGCAAAGAAGAATCTTATTGTGGTTGGAGATCAGAAGCGACTGTCGAAACTTGATTACTTTGATGTTGTGTCGGCGAAGTTGATGGGGAGTTGA